The following proteins come from a genomic window of Chelonia mydas isolate rCheMyd1 chromosome 15, rCheMyd1.pri.v2, whole genome shotgun sequence:
- the TCN2 gene encoding transcobalamin-2 isoform X1, with product MGPRVLQLLLILHVLALPVQLCAIPRGNSALIKHLNMELLRLSQDLSEEVNPSVYVALRLSADHSLKKEAQYLKRLKNVFQPSTSSSVAGGQQKQPNMGRLALYLLALRAACQNIDTHQGRQLVTQLKYHLHKEKEQIAFKGNGRPITSYYQYSLGVLALCVHGKKIDPHVIQKLLDAENFMHGVKLSMDTKAMAGLAFACLKQAKLNELTLVAAISLAIQRVTGSILQAQTTKGTFGNIFSSPLAMQLLIATGMSKKPEFPKGMDALLGSLEQGHFQNPMIMSQLLPVLNGKSYLDIATMECRAEQDTLELDTTCPGSRTVILGTKMITVQLAVENPPSPETLYNHSIQMPSGSSLLDVLRTAAEQGPGQFTFETQNTLHGPLLTAVMGVKASKGERRYWQLLQAPDTSLQKGISDYQPQDGESIILKFSPW from the exons CAATCCCCAGGGGAAATTCTGCTCTGATCAAACACCTGAACATGGAGCTCTTGAGACTCAGCCAGGATCTATCAGAGGAGGTGAACCCCAGTGTGTATGTGGCCCTTCGTCTTTCTGCTGACCACAGCCTGAAGAAAGAAGCCCAGTACCTCAAGAGGCTGAAGAATGTCTTCCAGCCCAGCACCAGCAG CTCTGTAGCAGGTGGTCAGCAGAAGCAGCCCAACATGGGCCGCCTGGCTCTGTACCTCCTAGCACTGCGGGCTGCCTGCCAGAACATCGACACGCACCAGGGGAGGCAGCTGGTGACCCAGCTGAAGTACCATCTGCACAAGGAGAAGGAGCAGATAG CTTTCAAAGGGAATGGCCGCCCCATCACCAGTTATTACCAGTACAGCCTGGGGGTCTTGGCCCTGTGTGTCCATGGCAAGAAGATTGACCCCCATGTGATCCAGAAGCTCCTCGATGCTGAGAATTTCATGCATGGCGTCAAGCTCTCCATGG ACACGAAGGCCATGGCAGGCTTGGCCTTCGCCTGCCTGAAGCAGGCCAAGCTCAACGAGCTCACGCTAGTGGCAGCAATCAGCCTGGCTATCCAGAGAGTGACGGGCAGTATTCTCCAGGCTCAGACCACCAAGGGCACCTTTGGCAACATCTTCAGTAGCCCACTGGCCATGCAG CTCTTGATTGCCACCGGGATGAGCAAGAAGCCAGAGTTTCCCAAAGGCATGGATGCCCTGCTGGGGAGCCTGGAACAGGGTCACTTCCAGAACCCCATGATCATGTCCCAGCTGCTGCCCGTGCTGAATGGCAAGAGCTACCTGGACATCGCCACCATGGAGTGCCGGGCAGAGCAAG ACACTTTGGAGCTAGACACCACGTGCCCGGGATCCAGGACAGTAATTCTGGGGACCAAGATGATCACCGTTCAGCTGGCTGTGGAGAACCCTCCGAGCCCTGAGACACTGTACAACCACTCCATCCAGATGCCCTCTGGGTCCTCCCTCCTGGACGTGCTGagaactgctgcagagcagggccctgggcagttCAC GTTTGAAACCCAGAACACCCTGCATGGGCCATTGTTAACTGCAGTGATGGGGGTGAAAGCCAGCAAGGGAGAGCGGAGatactggcagctcctccaggcccCAGACACCAGTCTTCAGAAAG GTATCTCTGATTACCAGCCTCAGGATGGAGAGTCCATCATCCTGAAGTTTAGCCCGTGGTAG
- the TCN2 gene encoding transcobalamin-2 isoform X2, producing the protein MGPRVLQLLLILHVLALPVQLCAIPRGNSALIKHLNMELLRLSQDLSEEVNPSVYVALRLSADHSLKKEAQYLKRLKNVFQPSTSSSVAGGQQKQPNMGRLALYLLALRAACQNIDTHQGRQLVTQLKYHLHKEKEQIAFKGNGRPITSYYQYSLGVLALCVHGKKIDPHVIQKLLDAENFMHGVKLSMDTKAMAGLAFACLKQAKLNELTLVAAISLAIQRVTGSILQAQTTKGTFGNIFSSPLAMQLLIATGMSKKPEFPKGMDALLGSLEQGHFQNPMIMSQLLPVLNGKSYLDIATMECRAEQDTLELDTTCPGSRTVILGTKMITVQLAVENPPSPETLYNHSIQMPSGSSLLDVLRTAAEQGPGQFTYL; encoded by the exons CAATCCCCAGGGGAAATTCTGCTCTGATCAAACACCTGAACATGGAGCTCTTGAGACTCAGCCAGGATCTATCAGAGGAGGTGAACCCCAGTGTGTATGTGGCCCTTCGTCTTTCTGCTGACCACAGCCTGAAGAAAGAAGCCCAGTACCTCAAGAGGCTGAAGAATGTCTTCCAGCCCAGCACCAGCAG CTCTGTAGCAGGTGGTCAGCAGAAGCAGCCCAACATGGGCCGCCTGGCTCTGTACCTCCTAGCACTGCGGGCTGCCTGCCAGAACATCGACACGCACCAGGGGAGGCAGCTGGTGACCCAGCTGAAGTACCATCTGCACAAGGAGAAGGAGCAGATAG CTTTCAAAGGGAATGGCCGCCCCATCACCAGTTATTACCAGTACAGCCTGGGGGTCTTGGCCCTGTGTGTCCATGGCAAGAAGATTGACCCCCATGTGATCCAGAAGCTCCTCGATGCTGAGAATTTCATGCATGGCGTCAAGCTCTCCATGG ACACGAAGGCCATGGCAGGCTTGGCCTTCGCCTGCCTGAAGCAGGCCAAGCTCAACGAGCTCACGCTAGTGGCAGCAATCAGCCTGGCTATCCAGAGAGTGACGGGCAGTATTCTCCAGGCTCAGACCACCAAGGGCACCTTTGGCAACATCTTCAGTAGCCCACTGGCCATGCAG CTCTTGATTGCCACCGGGATGAGCAAGAAGCCAGAGTTTCCCAAAGGCATGGATGCCCTGCTGGGGAGCCTGGAACAGGGTCACTTCCAGAACCCCATGATCATGTCCCAGCTGCTGCCCGTGCTGAATGGCAAGAGCTACCTGGACATCGCCACCATGGAGTGCCGGGCAGAGCAAG ACACTTTGGAGCTAGACACCACGTGCCCGGGATCCAGGACAGTAATTCTGGGGACCAAGATGATCACCGTTCAGCTGGCTGTGGAGAACCCTCCGAGCCCTGAGACACTGTACAACCACTCCATCCAGATGCCCTCTGGGTCCTCCCTCCTGGACGTGCTGagaactgctgcagagcagggccctgggcagttCAC GTATCTCTGA